ACCTTCACGTCGAAGAACCCGGCCTTCTGGCACAGCGCGGTGACCTCGGGAGGCGTGTAGGAGCGCAGGATGGACATCGGCCCGTCGTGTCGCGCCATCGCGCTCCGCGAGAACAGGCGCGTGAGAAGCCAGACGAGACGATGGGCCGCGCGCCCGCGCACGAGATCGTTGACCACCCAGCCGAGGCGCGCCGCGGCATCTATCTCTGCCAGGTAGCGTGTCGCCTCCTCCGGCTGGAGATGGTGGAGGGTCAGCGCCGAGATGACCAGGTCCACCGACCCGGGTCGAACTGGGAGCGCGAGAGCGTCGCCCTGGATGAGCGTGATCTCGGGATACGCGGCCGCGTAGCCGCGGGCGTACTTGAGCGTGGCGCCGTCGCGGTCGAGGGCGAGCACGCGGATGCCGCGGCCCGAGCGCCGCGCCCAGCGTACCAGCGCCACCGGGATGTCAGCGGCGCCCGCGCCCACGTCGAGCACCGTCACAGGCCTGTCGGGGGGCAGCGTGGCCAACAGGTCGCGCACATGCCGCAGCGTCAGCGAGCGTCCGCCGAAGAAACCGTTGAGCTGAGTGATGGCCTCGAGGGAGCCGGCGATCTCGTCGAACGAGGCGGGGCGGTCCATCAATTCGACCGCGTCGGCGTCGCGCTCGAGCGGCGTCGGTTTCAGGAAAGCCACGTCACCACCTCAGGAGGGCGCCCTCGGCGGCGAAGCCGGGGCCCAGCGCGATCATCAACCCCCAGTCGCCCGCCACCGGCTGCCCGGTGTTGAGCGTCTCCTCGAGCACGAAGAGCACGGTCGCCGAGGACATGTTGCCGAAGCGCTTGAGTACCTGACGCGAGTGGGCAACCTGCGAGTCGTCGAGGTCCAGGAGCCGCCGAGCCTGCTCGATCACACGGCGGCCGGCCGAGTGCAGCACGAAGTGGCGGACGTCTTCCTTCTTGAGCCCCTGCGAGACCATGAGGCTGTCGGCCATCTCCTTCATCATGGCGGCGCCGATCCGGCGCACTTCCTTGGACAGGACGACGCGCTGGCGGCCGCCGGGAAACTCGAAGCCCATGGCCGGCAGGTGCTCGGAGCGGAACAGGCTCTGGTGGCCGACCACGGCCGGACCCTCGCCTTCGCCGCTCACCGCGAGCGCCCCCGCGCCATCGGCGAAGATGGCGTGCGCCACCGCGCTCTCGAGCCTGTCGTCGAGGAAGTAGGCCGCCGAGCAGATCTCGACGGCGACGACCACGGCGCGGTGACGCGGGAAGGCGTGGAGGTGGTTGACGGCCTGCTGGAGCGCGACCATCGCGCTGGCGCAGCCCGTATCGCCGACGTGGACGCGCTGGATGGTGGACTTGAGACCGAGCTTGGCGATGAGATGCGCGTCCAGGCTCGGGCAGAGGCGCCCCGTGCACGTGGTCGTCGCGAGGAAGTCGACGTCGGCCAGGTCCCAGCCGGCGCGCTCGACGACGCGCCGCACAGCGTCCGCGCCCAGCTCGAGCGCGCCGCGGCGGAAGCGCGCCTGCACCTCGTCCACGCTCTCGTCCGGCGTGAACGTCTCGGGGTCGAGGTAGAGGTGGCGGCCGTCGATCTGGCTGTTGGTGAAGAAGCCCGCGCGGAGCGGATCGACGTAGCCCGCGATCCGCAAGAGCGTCGCCTGATCGAAGCGGTGGGGCGGCGTGGCGGTGGCGACGGCGACGATTTTTGGCGCGCCCATGGGCGGAAGGCTACACCCGGCCTCTTGCCATGTCCATCGCGTGGGTGCTATCAACGGGCGAACGGGTGCTATCAACGAGCGACCACCCACGAAAGGAGCCGTCCATGCCCCTCTTCTCGTTCGAAGGCAAGTCGCCGCGTGTGCATCCCACGGCCTTCATCGCCCCGACCGCGTGCCTGATCGGCGATGTCACCGTGGAGGAGAACGCCTCGGTCTGGTACAACGCCGTCGTGCGCGCGGACTTCTCGCCGATCATCATCAGGCGCGGCGCCAACGTCCAGGACTGCTCCGTGATCCACGTCACGCCGGCCGGCGGCAGCGACATCGGCCCCGGCGCGACGGTCGGCCACCTCTGCCTGGTGCACGCGGCGACGCTGGGAGAGGAATGCCTCGTGGGCAACGGCTCGACGGTGCTCGACGGCGCCAGGATCGGCGTGCGCGCCATGATCGGCGCGGGCTCGCTCCTCACGCCGGGGACCGAGATTCCCGACGGGATGCTGGCGCTGGGCGCGCCGTGCAAGGTCAAGGGTCCGCTCGCGGGAACTTCGGCCGAGCGTTGGGTGGCGATCAACCCCGCAGGCTACCAGGCCCTCGCCCAGCGGCACCGCGCGGGCGTCAAGCCCATCTGACGGTGGCACGCCGCTCACTCGCGCGACGTCTCTGGCGCCGTCTCCTGCTGTTGGGCGCGTTCGCGCTCGCCGCCGGGGTCGGCTGGGAGGCCGCGACCTGGCCGGACGTGAAAGCGCTCGCGACCGGTCCGCCGGCGACCACGGCCTTCATCGAGCGCCACAAGGAGATCCAACGCGCGGCGGGGCGGCCCGCGCAGGTCGCGATCCGCTGGACTCCCTACTCTTC
The window above is part of the Candidatus Methylomirabilota bacterium genome. Proteins encoded here:
- a CDS encoding type III polyketide synthase, whose protein sequence is MGAPKIVAVATATPPHRFDQATLLRIAGYVDPLRAGFFTNSQIDGRHLYLDPETFTPDESVDEVQARFRRGALELGADAVRRVVERAGWDLADVDFLATTTCTGRLCPSLDAHLIAKLGLKSTIQRVHVGDTGCASAMVALQQAVNHLHAFPRHRAVVVAVEICSAAYFLDDRLESAVAHAIFADGAGALAVSGEGEGPAVVGHQSLFRSEHLPAMGFEFPGGRQRVVLSKEVRRIGAAMMKEMADSLMVSQGLKKEDVRHFVLHSAGRRVIEQARRLLDLDDSQVAHSRQVLKRFGNMSSATVLFVLEETLNTGQPVAGDWGLMIALGPGFAAEGALLRW
- a CDS encoding methyltransferase domain-containing protein, producing the protein MAFLKPTPLERDADAVELMDRPASFDEIAGSLEAITQLNGFFGGRSLTLRHVRDLLATLPPDRPVTVLDVGAGAADIPVALVRWARRSGRGIRVLALDRDGATLKYARGYAAAYPEITLIQGDALALPVRPGSVDLVISALTLHHLQPEEATRYLAEIDAAARLGWVVNDLVRGRAAHRLVWLLTRLFSRSAMARHDGPMSILRSYTPPEVTALCQKAGFFDVKVVHHAVLLRQCAVRAKR
- a CDS encoding gamma carbonic anhydrase family protein; this encodes MPLFSFEGKSPRVHPTAFIAPTACLIGDVTVEENASVWYNAVVRADFSPIIIRRGANVQDCSVIHVTPAGGSDIGPGATVGHLCLVHAATLGEECLVGNGSTVLDGARIGVRAMIGAGSLLTPGTEIPDGMLALGAPCKVKGPLAGTSAERWVAINPAGYQALAQRHRAGVKPI